In a genomic window of Streptococcus mitis NCTC 12261:
- a CDS encoding YqgQ family protein, with translation MSLMKTFYDVQQFLKRFGIIVYMGKRLYDIELMKLELSRIYDAGLMDKLDYLEAEAVLRREHKVELDYIEKNGEKN, from the coding sequence ATGAGTCTTATGAAAACATTCTATGATGTGCAGCAATTCCTCAAACGATTTGGTATTATTGTTTACATGGGAAAACGCTTATATGATATTGAACTGATGAAGTTGGAACTCTCTCGGATTTACGATGCAGGGTTGATGGACAAATTAGACTATCTAGAGGCAGAAGCGGTTCTACGCAGAGAGCACAAGGTAGAATTGGATTATATTG
- a CDS encoding response regulator transcription factor has product MKILLIDDHKLFSQSIKMILELSENIKKVQLVDNFSTISEIAFNDYDIILIDINLTSLYQADGLTLAQEIIDNGCSSKVVILTGYSKKMYEHRAKAMGAYGFLDKSMDPDELVKKLEKIYLGGKIFSDEVMVEVLTPREIEILELVRNGLTIDDVCDKVYVSKRTVSNHLANIFSKLGVANRQEAIHIAEQLGYFPPD; this is encoded by the coding sequence ATGAAAATTTTGTTAATTGATGATCATAAATTATTTAGCCAAAGTATCAAGATGATTTTAGAGTTATCGGAAAACATTAAAAAGGTCCAGTTAGTGGATAATTTTTCGACTATTTCGGAGATTGCTTTTAATGACTACGACATTATTTTGATTGACATCAACCTGACGAGTCTGTATCAAGCTGATGGGCTGACCTTGGCACAAGAGATTATTGACAATGGTTGTTCTAGTAAGGTTGTGATTTTGACGGGATACAGCAAAAAGATGTATGAACACCGAGCTAAAGCTATGGGGGCTTATGGATTTCTAGATAAAAGTATGGATCCAGATGAGTTGGTGAAAAAACTGGAAAAGATTTATCTAGGAGGTAAGATCTTTTCAGATGAAGTGATGGTAGAGGTGCTAACACCACGAGAAATCGAGATACTAGAACTGGTTAGAAATGGCTTGACTATTGATGATGTCTGTGACAAGGTCTATGTGAGTAAACGTACAGTTTCCAATCACCTGGCCAATATCTTTTCAAAATTAGGAGTGGCTAACAGGCAGGAGGCGATTCATATCGCTGAGCAGTTGGGCTATTTTCCACCAGATTAA
- a CDS encoding ATP-binding protein, translating into MKQFVKSLSKNSLLLWWLTIFNHLALMIYIYYRIPLDFSTDFSLQMVLLLIIALIVFSYICNIVTFRYSELKLWLLLMMFLISWQSIFNQGVASTLLHFFDILHPLNSFLLVYSSLSIIFLGEKIGEELLSVSFVLTLITISSYLLSPSIFLFLSLFASFFLNLVPLILLILYHKELKSKLKYQRRNLWILALILPLSYFFLYINTRGSGVMNLVWYLEILGILAFLHFKTIVSSLQKRVSELKLSYIKAFSRLFLLLMFLLVGIFIIFRLDLNTSFLVLNIMLLLFGICSEELIRLFRSAEMLDARDYVKVLFLKRNRMVKSLLANEDTEQQFSEFLHNEILQNVMAIKNFNKYSINRAFGEQINLVTEELVQRIRERMDYYQPMVETDEQLDIQYQGLINRIVKRYHAENEVVTQFPVHFRLLSPYDKITYRLVEELATNAVKYASGGRISLKIDMHDDALFIISENDCLQTEKSLGYGLKNMSNKISVLGGQMQIFENNKRFRVEITLPIDKELCYENFVN; encoded by the coding sequence ATGAAACAGTTTGTCAAATCGCTCTCGAAAAACTCACTTTTATTGTGGTGGTTGACGATTTTTAATCATCTAGCTTTAATGATTTATATTTATTATAGGATTCCTCTGGACTTTTCGACAGATTTTTCCTTGCAGATGGTTTTATTGCTGATTATTGCTTTAATTGTATTTAGCTATATTTGTAATATTGTGACCTTTCGGTATAGTGAGTTGAAACTTTGGTTGCTCCTGATGATGTTTCTCATTAGCTGGCAATCCATATTTAATCAAGGAGTTGCGAGCACCCTGTTGCACTTTTTTGATATTCTTCATCCTCTCAACTCTTTTTTATTGGTGTATAGTTCTCTGTCTATTATCTTTCTGGGAGAGAAAATAGGAGAAGAACTGTTGAGTGTGTCCTTTGTGTTGACACTAATCACCATTAGTTCGTATCTGTTAAGTCCTTCAATTTTTTTATTTCTGTCCTTGTTTGCGTCTTTCTTTTTAAACCTTGTTCCCTTGATTTTACTGATTTTATATCATAAAGAGTTGAAAAGTAAACTCAAGTATCAGAGACGAAATTTGTGGATATTAGCTTTGATATTGCCTCTTTCTTATTTCTTTTTGTATATCAATACGAGGGGCTCAGGAGTGATGAACCTAGTCTGGTATCTAGAAATTCTTGGTATCTTAGCTTTTTTACACTTCAAAACGATTGTCAGCTCTCTTCAAAAAAGGGTATCAGAGTTGAAATTGTCCTATATAAAAGCTTTTTCACGCTTGTTTTTACTGCTTATGTTTTTGTTAGTAGGCATTTTCATCATCTTTCGTCTAGACTTAAACACGAGCTTTTTGGTATTGAATATCATGTTACTATTGTTCGGGATTTGTTCGGAAGAATTGATTCGCCTTTTTCGTTCTGCTGAAATGCTAGATGCTAGGGATTATGTAAAAGTTCTCTTTTTAAAGCGTAACCGCATGGTGAAAAGTCTGCTGGCAAATGAAGACACAGAACAACAGTTCTCGGAATTTCTTCACAATGAAATCCTGCAAAATGTGATGGCGATAAAAAATTTCAATAAATATAGTATCAATCGGGCTTTTGGTGAACAGATCAATCTGGTGACAGAGGAGTTGGTTCAGCGGATTCGTGAGCGGATGGATTATTATCAGCCAATGGTAGAAACAGACGAGCAGTTAGACATACAGTATCAAGGGCTGATTAATCGGATTGTCAAGCGCTATCACGCAGAAAATGAAGTCGTCACACAGTTTCCTGTCCACTTTAGGCTTTTATCTCCTTACGATAAAATTACCTATCGTCTGGTTGAGGAATTGGCGACCAATGCCGTTAAGTACGCTAGTGGTGGAAGGATTTCTTTGAAGATTGATATGCATGATGACGCTCTTTTTATCATTTCTGAAAATGACTGCCTTCAAACAGAAAAATCCTTAGGTTATGGCTTGAAAAATATGTCTAATAAAATTAGTGTTTTAGGTGGTCAAATGCAGATTTTTGAAAATAACAAGAGATTTCGTGTAGAAATTACTCTCCCGATTGATAAGGAGTTGTGTTATGAAAATTTTGTTAATTGA
- a CDS encoding FtsX-like permease family protein, translated as MYPKLILRNVFRNLQTYTIYFFSLTLIYSLLYAFNALPSHPVMQSLSGAKEMLTTVMSQYMGLLSYLILSAIAFLVVYSTNFVLGRRKKELGLYATLGMKKKQIIGTLFFETMLVNIFSLILGFLLGLILLVILAKIASEFFMANYFGSLLFFDSKSVILLVYSYLVTSFIVGVMDILAFRKQNIIALIQENGVKKSVLAKGKPVLQVLLFILSTAVIGFGALYFSDYHHLSFLKSWGILLVSIFVIFVILFYNTLSHFILVSLRKLPQTYYNKLNTFKIRQFSKQADSNSVTLAVLSLTLTLALSLLVFSGSAYTTMNRELNKYSPYDVTVNLYRGKEFQFSQESVKDRLKADGFDFNLIKEEYSCPIYSSDLTYKDLIDTSNLWEHDKKLPESKVPILGISAYNHLRKLQGKKAIDLAEDQFLVNANYKGTAKQIQDFLSTTKTFMINGHSLNLASSKPLETVYFLSSVTTNDSGTLIVPDKVVVGLTEDHTTYVANFKENIDKREVETFLSQWIEKYYFTRDGAELNSFTYQTKGSIFEVYLGFMGVIVFVMIFVSVIFIIISLSILSLQTSTSALDSVNDYQILYLLGNKRKQNRTILLQQILSYFLVPLVIAGPLAFALSTALLGYFENFANTSISIDITYLGVAVLLFVLYLLVTYRVSWQIIEN; from the coding sequence ATGTATCCAAAATTGATTTTACGAAATGTATTTCGAAATTTACAGACCTATACCATCTATTTTTTCAGTCTGACCTTGATTTATAGCTTGCTCTACGCTTTTAATGCTTTACCAAGCCATCCAGTGATGCAAAGTTTATCAGGAGCAAAGGAAATGTTGACGACGGTGATGAGTCAGTACATGGGCTTGCTTTCCTATCTGATTCTATCGGCGATTGCCTTTCTCGTCGTTTATTCCACAAACTTTGTCCTGGGACGGCGTAAGAAAGAGCTGGGACTTTATGCAACGCTGGGAATGAAGAAGAAGCAGATTATCGGTACCCTGTTCTTTGAAACCATGCTGGTCAATATCTTTTCCTTGATTCTAGGTTTCTTGCTTGGATTGATTTTACTGGTCATTCTAGCTAAGATTGCATCTGAGTTTTTCATGGCCAATTACTTTGGTAGTCTGCTTTTCTTTGATAGCAAGTCTGTCATCTTACTAGTTTATTCCTATTTGGTAACCAGTTTTATTGTAGGTGTCATGGACATTCTTGCCTTTAGAAAGCAAAATATCATTGCACTTATTCAAGAAAATGGGGTCAAAAAATCTGTCTTGGCAAAAGGCAAGCCAGTTCTCCAAGTACTTCTCTTTATTCTTTCGACAGCTGTTATCGGCTTTGGTGCTCTCTATTTTTCAGACTATCATCATCTATCATTCTTGAAAAGCTGGGGTATCTTGCTGGTATCTATCTTCGTGATTTTTGTGATTTTATTTTACAATACCTTGAGCCATTTTATCTTGGTCTCCCTTAGAAAACTGCCTCAAACCTACTATAACAAACTAAACACTTTTAAAATCCGTCAATTTTCAAAACAAGCTGATAGTAATTCGGTCACGTTGGCTGTCTTATCCTTGACCTTGACACTGGCTCTCAGCTTACTCGTTTTTAGTGGTAGTGCCTATACGACTATGAACCGAGAGCTGAACAAATACTCACCTTATGATGTAACTGTCAATCTCTACCGTGGTAAAGAGTTTCAATTTTCTCAGGAATCTGTCAAAGACAGATTGAAAGCCGATGGCTTTGACTTTAACCTCATCAAAGAGGAGTACAGCTGCCCTATCTATTCTAGTGATTTAACTTATAAAGATTTGATTGATACCAGCAATCTCTGGGAGCATGATAAGAAACTTCCTGAATCAAAAGTACCGATTTTAGGAATTTCTGCCTACAATCATCTCCGCAAACTGCAAGGGAAAAAAGCGATTGACTTGGCAGAAGACCAATTTCTAGTCAATGCCAATTATAAAGGAACTGCCAAGCAGATCCAGGACTTTCTATCAACGACCAAAACCTTCATGATTAACGGTCATTCTCTCAACCTTGCCTCTTCAAAGCCACTTGAAACAGTTTACTTTTTATCTTCAGTAACTACAAATGACTCAGGAACCTTGATTGTACCAGATAAGGTAGTAGTTGGATTGACGGAAGACCACACGACCTATGTTGCCAATTTCAAGGAAAATATAGACAAACGGGAAGTAGAAACATTCTTGAGTCAGTGGATTGAAAAATACTACTTCACTCGTGATGGAGCAGAGTTGAATTCGTTCACCTATCAAACCAAAGGAAGTATTTTCGAGGTTTACCTTGGATTTATGGGCGTCATTGTCTTTGTCATGATTTTTGTCAGTGTTATTTTTATCATTATTTCCCTCAGTATCTTGTCCCTTCAAACTTCAACAAGTGCTTTGGATAGTGTAAATGATTATCAAATCTTATACCTTCTTGGAAATAAGAGGAAGCAAAATCGTACTATTCTTTTGCAACAGATTCTAAGTTATTTCTTGGTTCCGCTGGTCATCGCAGGTCCGCTAGCATTTGCCTTGAGTACCGCTCTTTTGGGCTATTTTGAGAACTTCGCTAATACCAGCATTTCTATTGATATCACCTATCTGGGAGTAGCGGTTTTACTCTTTGTCCTTTACTTGCTAGTGACTTACAGAGTAAGTTGGCAAATTATTGAAAATTAA
- a CDS encoding ABC transporter ATP-binding protein: MKQLIVTGLTKTFGQGDNIVHALSDVNLSVEKGEFLAIMGASGSGKTTLLNCISTIDKPTSGEIRFEDFDIIHAKENELADYRAKNISYIFQAYNLVETLTVYENIVLPLQIQGKNIKKHQDKIEEILDKLAIQNLKDKFPNQLSGGQRQRVATARALIDDSKLIIADEPTGALDSANSEKLMALLQEINKSFGITILLVTHAPAAAKYSSRMVLLSDGKIMDDLERNSLSNEQYLQEIYSRTR; the protein is encoded by the coding sequence ATGAAACAGCTTATTGTGACAGGATTAACGAAAACATTTGGTCAAGGGGATAATATCGTTCATGCTTTATCAGATGTGAACTTGTCCGTTGAAAAAGGTGAATTTCTGGCAATTATGGGGGCCAGTGGTAGTGGAAAAACAACACTCCTCAATTGTATTTCAACGATTGATAAACCAACATCAGGTGAGATTCGATTTGAAGATTTTGACATCATCCATGCCAAGGAAAATGAACTAGCTGACTATCGTGCTAAAAACATTTCCTATATTTTCCAAGCCTACAACTTGGTGGAAACCTTGACGGTCTATGAAAATATCGTTCTACCTCTTCAAATTCAGGGGAAAAATATCAAAAAACATCAGGATAAGATTGAGGAAATTTTGGATAAGTTGGCCATCCAAAACTTAAAAGATAAGTTTCCTAATCAGTTATCAGGTGGTCAGCGACAACGTGTGGCAACTGCTAGAGCCTTGATTGATGATTCTAAACTGATTATCGCAGATGAGCCGACAGGAGCCTTGGACTCTGCCAATTCTGAAAAACTGATGGCGCTTTTGCAGGAAATCAATAAAAGTTTTGGTATTACCATTTTATTGGTTACGCATGCCCCTGCTGCAGCCAAGTACTCTTCACGGATGGTGCTACTTAGCGATGGAAAGATTATGGATGATTTGGAACGTAACAGCTTATCTAATGAACAGTATTTGCAAGAGATTTACAGCCGTACCAGATAG
- a CDS encoding QVPTGV class sortase B protein-sorting domain-containing protein, translated as MEGIIGTLEFYAPVLALGVVVIGIVYFMKKRNDRK; from the coding sequence ATGGAAGGAATTATTGGAACACTAGAATTCTATGCACCTGTACTGGCCTTAGGAGTTGTTGTCATAGGGATTGTTTACTTTATGAAAAAAAGAAACGATCGCAAATAA
- a CDS encoding LysR family transcriptional regulator produces MRIQQLHYIIKIVETGSMNEAAKQLFITQPSLSNAVRDLENEMGIEIFIRNPKGITLTRDGMEFLSYARQVVEQTQLLEERYKNPVAHRELFSVSSQHYAFVVNAFVSLLKKSDMEKYELFLRETRTWEIIDDVKNFRSEVGVLFFNSYNRDVLTKMLDDNHLLAHHLFTAQPHIFVSKTNPLAKKDKVKLSDLENFPYLSYDQGTHNSFYFSEEILSQEYHKKSIVVSDRATLFNLLIGLDGYTIATGILNSNLNGDNIVSIPLDIDDPIELVYIQHEKTSLSKMGERFIDYLLEEVQFDS; encoded by the coding sequence ATGAGAATTCAACAATTACACTATATTATCAAAATCGTCGAAACTGGCTCCATGAATGAGGCAGCTAAGCAACTCTTTATCACTCAACCGAGTCTTTCCAACGCTGTGAGAGATTTGGAAAATGAAATGGGCATTGAGATCTTTATCCGCAACCCCAAGGGCATCACCTTGACCCGTGATGGGATGGAGTTCCTCTCTTATGCCCGTCAGGTTGTCGAGCAGACCCAGCTTTTGGAAGAACGCTATAAAAATCCTGTCGCCCACCGCGAACTCTTTAGCGTTTCCTCCCAGCACTATGCCTTTGTAGTCAATGCCTTTGTTTCTCTACTCAAGAAAAGTGATATGGAGAAATACGAGCTCTTCCTTCGTGAAACTCGTACTTGGGAGATTATCGACGACGTCAAGAACTTCCGTAGTGAGGTCGGTGTCCTATTTTTTAACAGCTACAACCGTGATGTTTTAACGAAAATGCTGGATGACAACCACCTGCTGGCTCACCATCTCTTTACCGCGCAACCGCATATCTTTGTCAGCAAGACCAATCCTCTGGCAAAGAAAGACAAGGTCAAACTATCTGATTTGGAGAACTTCCCTTACCTCAGCTATGATCAAGGAACTCATAACTCCTTCTACTTTTCAGAAGAGATTCTCTCGCAGGAATACCACAAAAAATCTATCGTAGTCAGTGACCGTGCCACCCTCTTTAATCTCTTGATTGGTTTGGACGGTTATACCATTGCGACAGGAATTTTGAACAGCAACCTCAACGGAGACAATATCGTTTCTATCCCACTGGACATTGATGACCCCATTGAGCTGGTCTATATCCAGCATGAAAAAACAAGCCTCTCTAAGATGGGCGAACGCTTTATCGACTATCTACTAGAAGAAGTCCAGTTTGATAGTTGA
- a CDS encoding SDR family NAD(P)-dependent oxidoreductase: MPTILITGASGGLAQEMVKLLPNDQLILLGRNKEKLAQLYGNHPHAELMEIDITDDSALESLVTDLYLRYGKIDVLINNAGYGIFEEFDQISDQDIHQMFEVNTFALMNLSRRLAARMKESQKGHIINIVSMAGLIATGKSSLYSATKFAAIGFSNALRLELMPYGVYVTTVNPGPIRTGFFDQADPDGTYLKSVDRFLLEPDTVAKKIVKIIGKNKRELNLPILLNLAHKFYTLFPKLADKLAGETFNYK; this comes from the coding sequence ATGCCTACTATTCTCATTACTGGAGCTAGCGGTGGCCTGGCCCAAGAAATGGTTAAACTTCTGCCAAATGACCAACTCATCTTGCTTGGTAGAAATAAGGAAAAATTAGCCCAACTCTACGGAAATCATCCCCATGCAGAATTGATGGAAATCGATATTACCGATGACTCAGCCTTAGAATCTCTGGTAACTGACCTCTATCTCCGTTATGGCAAGATTGATGTCTTAATTAACAATGCTGGTTACGGGATTTTTGAGGAATTTGACCAGATTTCCGACCAAGATATTCATCAGATGTTCGAGGTCAATACCTTTGCCCTAATGAATCTGTCTCGTCGCCTTGCGGCTCGAATGAAGGAAAGTCAAAAAGGCCATATCATCAATATTGTTAGTATGGCAGGTTTGATCGCTACTGGCAAGTCTAGTCTCTACTCAGCCACTAAGTTTGCGGCCATTGGTTTTTCAAATGCTCTGCGCCTCGAACTCATGCCCTATGGAGTCTATGTGACAACAGTCAATCCAGGACCAATCCGAACAGGATTTTTTGACCAAGCGGACCCAGATGGGACTTATCTTAAGTCGGTTGACCGTTTCTTGTTAGAACCAGATACAGTGGCTAAAAAGATTGTCAAGATTATAGGAAAAAACAAACGAGAACTCAACCTCCCGATTTTGTTGAACCTAGCCCATAAGTTTTATACTCTCTTTCCCAAGCTAGCAGATAAGTTGGCAGGGGAAACTTTTAATTATAAGTAA
- the rnz gene encoding ribonuclease Z has translation MDIQFLGTGAGQPSKARNVSSLALKLLDEINEVWLFDCGEGTQNRILETTIRPRKVSKIFITHLHGDHIFGLPGFLSSRAFQANEEQTDLEIYGPQGIKSFVLTSLRVSGSRLPYRIHFHEFDQDSLGKILETDKFTVHAEELDHTIFCVGYRVMQKDLEGTLDAEKLKAAGVPFGPLFGKIKNGQDVVLEDGTEIKAADYISAPRPGKIITILGDTRKTNASVRLAVNADVLVHESTYGKGDEKIARNHGHSTNMQAAQVAVEAGAKRLLLNHISARFLSKDISKLKKDAASIFENVHVVKDLEEVEI, from the coding sequence ATGGATATTCAATTTTTAGGAACGGGGGCAGGTCAGCCCTCTAAAGCCCGCAATGTTTCCAGTCTCGCCCTGAAACTCTTGGACGAGATTAACGAAGTCTGGCTCTTTGACTGTGGAGAAGGTACGCAAAATCGCATTCTGGAAACCACAATTCGACCACGTAAGGTCAGCAAAATCTTTATTACCCACCTACATGGAGACCACATCTTTGGCTTGCCAGGTTTCCTTTCTAGCCGTGCCTTTCAGGCCAATGAAGAGCAGACAGATTTGGAAATCTATGGACCTCAGGGAATCAAGTCATTTGTCTTAACCAGCCTTCGTGTGTCAGGTTCTCGTCTGCCCTACCGCATTCATTTCCATGAGTTTGACCAAGATTCCCTTGGGAAAATCCTTGAGACCGATAAATTCACTGTGCATGCAGAGGAGTTGGACCACACTATTTTCTGCGTTGGCTATCGTGTCATGCAAAAGGACTTGGAAGGAACTTTAGATGCTGAAAAGCTCAAGGCAGCTGGAGTCCCATTTGGCCCACTTTTTGGGAAAATCAAGAACGGGCAGGATGTTGTTTTGGAAGATGGAACTGAAATCAAGGCAGCAGACTATATCTCAGCTCCACGTCCAGGTAAGATTATCACCATTCTGGGTGACACCCGAAAAACCAATGCTAGTGTGCGTCTGGCTGTCAATGCCGATGTCCTTGTCCATGAATCGACTTATGGCAAGGGTGATGAAAAAATTGCTCGTAACCATGGCCACTCTACTAACATGCAAGCTGCACAAGTAGCGGTAGAAGCAGGTGCCAAACGCCTCTTGCTTAACCATATCAGTGCCCGTTTCCTCTCAAAAGATATCAGCAAGCTCAAGAAAGATGCTGCTAGCATTTTTGAAAATGTCCATGTGGTCAAAGACTTGGAGGAAGTGGAAATCTAG
- a CDS encoding cystathionine beta-lyase produces MTDIKTLALKYGGYTSLDKVYLDQLLAGKTEQEQLALITPPPSVVNAYFAELYQKKSPEAATDYFAELSQELNLYNTEPSFTLENKPFIRLNLSGKSFGFCYESEGLGRIFSENEEKISDDLLFEIAQIFPHQLVFEESGKIYMKAVVDEEVVSMESLTALTDLESLADGRKRLKAYSQEDLLQEARAFTGKRYFRSENRTAMLYID; encoded by the coding sequence ATGACTGATATTAAAACCTTGGCTCTAAAATATGGGGGCTATACAAGTCTGGATAAGGTCTATCTGGATCAACTTCTAGCTGGTAAAACAGAGCAAGAGCAGTTGGCACTGATCACTCCTCCGCCTAGCGTGGTCAATGCTTATTTTGCAGAACTCTACCAGAAAAAAAGTCCTGAGGCTGCGACGGATTATTTTGCGGAACTCAGTCAGGAACTGAATCTTTACAATACTGAGCCAAGTTTCACCCTAGAAAATAAGCCTTTTATTCGGCTTAATCTGTCGGGTAAATCCTTTGGTTTTTGTTATGAGAGTGAGGGTCTGGGTCGGATTTTCTCTGAAAATGAAGAGAAGATTTCGGATGACTTGCTTTTTGAAATTGCGCAAATTTTCCCCCATCAACTGGTCTTTGAAGAGTCTGGTAAGATTTACATGAAGGCTGTTGTAGATGAGGAAGTTGTTAGCATGGAGAGTCTCACAGCTTTGACTGATTTGGAAAGCTTGGCTGATGGTCGTAAACGTCTCAAAGCCTACAGTCAAGAGGATTTATTGCAAGAAGCTAGAGCTTTTACTGGCAAGCGCTATTTCCGATCGGAAAACCGCACAGCCATGTTATATATTGATTAA
- the hflX gene encoding GTPase HflX — MIETEKKEERVLLIGVELQGMDNFDLSMEELASLAKTAGAVVVDSYRQKREKYDSKTFVGSGKLEEIALMVDAEEITTVIVNNRLTPRQNVNLEEVLGVKVIDRMQLILDIFAMRARSHEGKLQVHLAQLKYLLPRLVGQGIMLSRQAGGIGSRGPGESQLELNRRSVRNQITDIERQLKVVEKNRATVREKRLESSTFKIGLIGYTNAGKSTIMNTLTSKTQYEADELFATLDATTKSIHLGGNLQVTLTDTVGFIQDLPTELVSSFKSTLEESKHVDLLVHVIDTSNPYHEEHEKTVLSIMKDLDMEDIPRLTLYNKADLVEDFTPTQTPYTLISAKSEDSRENLQTLFLEKIKDIFESFTLRVPFSKSYKIHDLESVAILEERDYQEDGEVITGYISEKNKWRLEEFYD, encoded by the coding sequence ATGATTGAAACGGAGAAAAAAGAGGAGCGGGTCCTGCTCATTGGTGTGGAATTGCAGGGCATGGACAATTTTGACCTCTCCATGGAAGAATTGGCCAGTTTAGCGAAAACGGCTGGGGCAGTCGTTGTAGATAGTTACAGACAAAAACGTGAAAAATATGATTCCAAGACCTTCGTCGGCTCTGGTAAGTTGGAAGAGATTGCGCTTATGGTGGATGCAGAAGAAATCACCACTGTCATCGTCAACAACCGTCTGACGCCAAGGCAAAATGTCAATCTAGAGGAAGTTCTGGGTGTTAAGGTCATTGACCGTATGCAGTTGATTTTGGATATCTTTGCCATGCGAGCTCGGAGCCATGAAGGGAAGCTCCAAGTCCACCTAGCCCAGCTCAAATATCTCCTGCCTCGCTTGGTTGGTCAGGGGATTATGCTCAGCCGTCAGGCAGGGGGAATTGGTTCCCGTGGACCTGGTGAAAGCCAGTTGGAGTTGAACCGTCGTAGTGTTCGCAACCAAATCACGGATATCGAGCGCCAGCTCAAGGTGGTTGAGAAAAATCGGGCGACTGTCAGAGAAAAACGTTTGGAGTCAAGCACCTTTAAGATTGGTTTGATTGGTTACACCAATGCTGGGAAATCAACCATCATGAACACTTTGACCAGTAAGACACAGTATGAAGCAGACGAGCTCTTTGCGACTTTGGACGCGACAACTAAGAGTATCCATCTGGGAGGCAATCTCCAAGTAACTTTGACAGATACAGTTGGCTTTATCCAAGATTTGCCGACAGAGTTGGTGTCCAGTTTCAAGTCAACCTTGGAAGAAAGCAAGCATGTGGACCTTCTGGTTCATGTTATCGATACCAGCAATCCTTACCATGAGGAGCATGAAAAAACAGTCCTGTCCATCATGAAAGACCTGGACATGGAAGATATTCCTCGCTTGACCCTTTATAATAAAGCGGATTTGGTGGAGGATTTTACGCCGACCCAAACGCCTTATACCCTCATTTCTGCCAAGTCTGAGGATAGTCGTGAGAACTTGCAGACACTATTTTTAGAGAAAATCAAGGATATTTTTGAATCTTTTACCCTGCGCGTGCCTTTTTCTAAGTCCTACAAGATTCATGATTTAGAAAGTGTTGCGATTCTTGAAGAACGTGATTATCAGGAAGACGGCGAAGTGATTACAGGCTACATTTCCGAGAAAAATAAATGGAGGTTAGAGGAATTTTATGACTGA
- the miaA gene encoding tRNA (adenosine(37)-N6)-dimethylallyltransferase MiaA: MKTKIIVIVGPTAVGKTALAIEVAKRFNGEVVSGDSQQVYRGLDIGTAKASPEEQAAVPHHLIDVREVTESYSAFDFVSEAKKAIEDIQSRGKLAIIAGGTGLYIQSLLEGYHLGGETPHEEILAYRASLEPYSDEELAHLVEQADLEIPQFNRRRAMRALEIAHFGQDLENKESLYEPLIICLDDERSQLYERINRRVDLMFEAGLLDEAKWLFAHYPDVQAAKGIGYKELFPYFRGEQTLEDASESLKQATRRFAKRQLTWFRNRMQVTFYQIGESGVQDRIFSQIEEFLDD; this comes from the coding sequence ATGAAAACAAAAATAATTGTGATTGTTGGACCGACTGCAGTTGGAAAAACAGCCCTTGCCATCGAAGTTGCAAAGCGTTTTAATGGCGAAGTGGTTAGTGGAGATAGCCAGCAAGTCTATCGAGGTCTGGATATAGGGACGGCTAAGGCTAGTCCAGAAGAGCAGGCAGCTGTTCCTCATCATTTAATCGATGTTAGAGAGGTAACCGAGTCTTACTCGGCTTTTGATTTTGTTTCAGAAGCTAAGAAGGCTATTGAGGATATTCAAAGCCGTGGCAAGCTAGCTATTATTGCTGGTGGGACTGGGCTTTATATCCAGAGCTTGCTTGAAGGCTACCACCTAGGTGGTGAGACTCCTCATGAGGAGATTTTAGCTTATCGAGCTAGTTTGGAGCCATATTCAGATGAGGAATTAGCCCATTTGGTGGAGCAAGCAGACCTTGAGATTCCCCAGTTTAATCGTCGTCGTGCGATGCGTGCCTTGGAAATTGCCCATTTTGGTCAGGATTTGGAAAATAAAGAGAGTCTATATGAACCGCTGATTATCTGCTTGGACGATGAGCGCAGTCAGCTTTATGAGCGTATCAATCGCCGAGTAGATCTAATGTTTGAGGCTGGGCTTTTGGATGAGGCTAAGTGGCTCTTTGCCCATTATCCAGATGTGCAGGCAGCCAAGGGCATTGGTTACAAGGAACTCTTTCCTTACTTCCGTGGAGAGCAGACCTTGGAGGATGCTAGTGAGAGTCTCAAACAGGCGACTCGTCGTTTTGCCAAACGTCAGTTGACCTGGTTCCGTAATCGCATGCAGGTCACCTTTTATCAAATCGGAGAATCTGGTGTGCAAGACCGTATTTTTAGCCAGATAGAGGAGTTTTTAGATGATTGA